The Lolium rigidum isolate FL_2022 chromosome 1, APGP_CSIRO_Lrig_0.1, whole genome shotgun sequence region GAACAGATGCAACAAGCGTGCAGATTAATCTTTGTTCTGGAAAAGGCTGTTCCTGAAGTCTTCGACGGCCCAATTTATTCCGCAACATGCACTTTAGGGTGCAGTGAAATCCAGAAGATCGCCCGTCAGGCTAGCTAACTTGTTGAACTGGGGAAGAAACAAACATACTCTTCTTTTCTCTCATCCAACATACCGGAGCATAGCTTGCCACATCAAGTTATACGTCTGGGGAATTACGTATCATTCATGCCATATGGTTAATTTCTATAAACCTCGGGAAAGCATGTAAACAagtccaattattttaccatgcaGAGCTGATTTGCAGGCAGTTTGTCCAAACGAATGCTATTGCTCATATACTCCACCTTTGGTCACGAGAAATCTTGATTTTTGTGGTTTAGCATATGAAGTTTTATACTTGAAAAACACAAGGGGTCCATCAAGTCCTTGAAATAATAATATCCAAAAAGCAGAGTGCAGACTGTAGAGTAGAGGTGCAATCTGATGTACTCCTCGGACCATGTAAATGCTACCACGGAGTCTGATGTAATGTGAATGCTACCACGGAGTATCACTCTTTATATTCGAACTTTAAATCCCAATTTCATGTTGTATTTATTGGTATTGTAGATGGTGATACTTTTTTCCTAGACTTGGTCAAACTAAAACAGTTTACTTCAGATTAAAGTCTATAAACCTTGTTACTGTATGGCTGAATGTAGACAATAATAAGAATAGTTCAGTTGAGATCATGTTGGCAAGCGTAAACAAGCCACATATGCATGTAGTATGTCGTAATACGAAAACATTGAGCTATGCCCGACGTAAACAGACTCGTAAATTAAGTTCGCTGCCACAAACCAATATCAGTGGATAATTTATTCGTCATTGGTTGTTTCGTCACATTAGTCTACTAAACCTATTGATAAGGAAAATATAAATTGTCATGATCTAAGACGAACATGTTTAATTTATTTTGATGATTGAGACAAGAGCCATGCCATCCCACTCATCTGATGCTTTGGATGTTGGTATTGATTTCTTCCGAATCttatcgatgataatctagtgcccGGATCTATTAAGCATGTGGTCTTGTCCAACATGTGAGTGTTACTACACTCCAGACTCCACGTAATTACTAATACGGTGAGTGGTGTTGGCTGTTGGCTCTCGATGTGATACCAATTAGCCCTATATGATAGCTACACAGCTAGCTAGCAGTCTGAACGAGCAACCAGAGAGGATACATAAGCTGGAGTGGCCGGCAGGGCCGGCCGCCTTGTGATCTGAATAGAAGCAACAAGCGTGCACATTAATCTTTGTTCTGGAAAGGGTAGTAGCTCGTGAAATCGTCAAGTCTCCAACGTATTCCGCAACATGCAGTTTAGGGTGCAGTGCAATCCGGAAGATATCGCCCGTCAGGCTCGCTAGCTTTGCTGCATTGGGGAAGAAACTAAACTTGCACggccacacaacggcgccgatctATCcatcgatctggccgtgaaagctACGGCCCGGCCGGTAGTTTGGCGTGAAGGGAACAGCTTACCGGCAGAACACGCAGCTCTCGATCGGAAAGGCTACTATAGCAATCGGCGATCTGCCCGTGGACTGTGCACACGTACGCACGTGCTGGAGACTGAGGTTGATCGTGCACGACTTTGATTGAGCGCGATCGAATCCATGGATCGTGCACGTCAAGGCTTCTCTCGGCGCCCAAATCGGAAAGGAGATAGCAGAGGGTGTATGCGACGAACACGTCGACGTGTCGCTCGCTCGCCGGCCGGTGCGTGCCCTCCGATGGATGTGTTAGGGTGTCTCCAGCCACGTCATCGTCGATGGTGATGACCACCGGTGGTGGTCAAGGCCTTGGTGGCGCCAGGCGATGTCGTTGGTTCGGTTGCAGGCGCTGCCGTTCAGTCATACTCATACCACGGCGTCCACGGCGACCAAGGGTCATGCTGCACCGTTGGCAGGATCCTTGGTGACGGCTCCGTCTTTTGTCCACGTGACCACATTTTTATCCAAATTTAATTTAGGTAGGAAATGCGTCGGTTTGCTGACTCACGTCTATTTAGGTCATGACGATGTGCCATGCTTTTGCCATCTTTCTGTCCGCACGAATCAAAACAGTCTGTTTAGGTCACACTGCTGGAATGAATCACTTGTTCCACATATCATGGGAGCGGTCACTAAAAGTATTTTCTCCGTTTTGTTTTaatctacattctagaaaaaatcaGATAAATTAGTACTGAATTTATTGGTACTACTTAAGTAGGTAAACAACCAATCAAAGCTACATGAAAAATAGTGATATCCAATAGATAAAGGAGGACCGCTTTGTTTTCTGTGTTCTTGTTGCCTAAAAGCTAGAATTTAGATTATTTTAGAATAATTTTTTAAGCTAAAATGTAGAGTATTTTAAAACGGGGGGAGTATTATTCAATGTAGAATATAATGTGGCCTAGGTTCTCCTCTTCCCCAAACCAAGCCATTGCAGTGCTTCCGAAGAGATCAGGCCGTGAGGATGATGCCCATCAAGATTTTTCTTGTACTTGCTGTCAAGCCTAGCATGCAGGTGCGGACATACTTGGGCTAAGTGGGGGGCTAGGCTCCCAGTAAATTTATGTGCTACTTTCAAGGTTAGAACTTTATTAAATTAAAAATAACTAATATGGAAAGAAGAGAGCACTAATTAGGCTCTCGTTCAACCCTAAAACAAGCCCCCACAAACGTGGGCTCCACTTGGTTTTTTCGGCCGGGTCCATAGTTGGAGATGTCGCGGGTCCCATCTTTCTTGGGAAGAAGTATGATGTTTGTGGAGATGAGACAATGAAGATTATTGGAGTGAAGATTGGAGAACCCGTGAACCATATTGTTTAGACATCTCAAAAGGAAAGCATGGCGAGTATTACGCATTGGAGACTGAAAACGAAGCACCAAGCATATTTCTGGGCTAACACAAGGGTAACCTCTACTTCTTTAGTtttaaaaaatgaactaactttTCTCATAACATCGTTATTTTGTAACAAATTATTGTAATTGTTTTCAATAAAGAGGGTAGTGGGTACCCTGATATTGACCCACTTGCATCTCTAATTTCCGACATGTACAAATTACCTCTGTTCCTAAGGCGCACACACATTTGAGATATTTTTTAATCCCATTTTGAGAATTTTGACTGAAAGAACTGAGCTACAATATATTGTTTATATAGTACATAATTATTATTGATGGATTCATATTAAAATACACTTCCTAATGATGCAAATGTTATACCAATAATTTGTTATATATTTGGAATAATTCTTGCTGCAAGATAAAACTTAAAATACATAGGCCTTCTTAATTGGAATGGAGAGgatatggttattggatgcaaccggatgctagtggttgctcaggacttcttttcccgggctactggatggcgacacGTTAATAGATTAGTAAATGGATAGGATGTCTTTGTGTTGCATTTTTctgtggttgattcatgtatcgaccttaGCTTTCCCCATGAGTGTAATCCTGGATTTTTTGTAAACGGATTTCGTACGTTTTGGTTTAATAAAtttagccgtgtgcatctattgatgcagaggctgaggcgatgctcccatatctaattttttttttggaatggagTGACTATATTGTTCAAGACATAAAAGCTGAAGTAGCTTTTTTGCATGAAAATAATAAACAATGCGAGCTTTGCATGTTATACAAAAAAGGTTAGATTTTGATTCTGGCTTCAAGGCTTCCATAGGGGAGAAAATAACAGTGAAAAAAGGAAAAACTTGAATGGGTGCGACAGCGCACCTGCACGCTTTTTgacttttatttttttatatctcTTAAATTATGTAATATTTTgatttcattttttttgcaagtcactcaaaaataacaaataaaatgGGAGAACCATAGTTctaattttttttgcaatttcaatttataaattattttaaaattcaaaataaattcttgatatatatatatacataatgaTATAAGTATCTGAAATATTTTTCCTACATTATAGTTGTTATATTTATGTGAACCGGAAAATTTCAAGTTTAAAGATTGTGTTGTGTGAGACATATAAATGCAAAATTGTTTGAGAGGAGGAAAAAAAAGAGCTAGCACGAATCTTGATGCAGTATAGACAGTCTAGGTACGGGTGCGCACTGAGCAACTGCTCTGAAAGTCCCCTCTCGTAAAAAATAGCAATGAGtcgacaatttttttttgcaaaaccatGTTTTctataaaagaaatatattaatattgcaaACCGTATACAGTACGTAGATACTTCTGTTTCGACAGGATATGCAGTGGGTACATGTCAAAGGTGTTAATCCCTTTTAGGTCCATGGAGCTGTGTATTGGCTTTGGGCAGCGCAAGGGAGCTAGGTAATGGAGGCTCCACATACTTGGGCTACGGTATTGTCGTCGTGGGTCAGGTCCGCAAAGGCAAAGCTTGTTGATCAAATAGGAAACTAAAAAGGCGTAAGCTGTACATGTTCGTCTGGGACTGACCCGCGCGCGCACGGCATCTACCCGCTCGAGCATATATACCCCACGAGTGCGCCGGATATCACTGTACCACCCATAAGCTAGCCGTCGATCGCAGTTCGCCACTGCATCCTTTTTCCTCTTCTGCGTATCTGACATTTCTCCCTGCAACTTTCCCCTTTTCCATCCATCGCCGGAACCACGCATGGCCTCCAAATCGGCGGACACAGCAGGTAACTAACTCCACCGTTCATGGCTCTGTTTTACGCTCTGTTCGGCGGCAAGCCTCTGATGCTGGCGCTCACGGCGGTGCTTCTGCGTCTTCTGCGATCAGGGGGCAAGCTGAAGGAGGAGCCGTCGTCGTCCACATGGCGGACGTGTACAACTCCGAGCTGACGCCACTGCAGCAGCACGCCGCCTTCTTCGACCGGAACAAGGACGGCATCATCTACCCCTCAGAGACCTACGAGGGTGAGTCAGTCACCCGCGCCATGCCGATTAATTTGCCGAAGATATATACAGTTACCTCTCTGCGCCTCAAAATGTTTGCCTCAGTGATGGTGGAGCTTCTTCTTAGCAGGGTTACGCGCGATCGGGTGCGGAGTCGCGGTGTCTGCCGTCGGCGCCGTCTTCATCAACAGCTTTGTCGGGCCCAAGACCGTCCCGGTATGCAAAGAGCACAACCAACCTCACTTTCGCTCCCTCATCTATCTCTGTGTGTGGATGATGGAGATGCGTTTCATGTACTGTTGTGCTCACATTACAGTTGTGCTCTACCCAGAAAATAACAAGTATTCTAACCTGGCACACATTAAACGAAATATATTTGTTATATTCCATAAGAATAAATCATTGGAATCTTATTCGAGAGGTTTCTAATGGTATATTTTTTGGCATATCAATTTTATTTTGTTGGTCAAATCTAGAACTTAGAAATATGTGAAGGCCTTGTATAGTAGGAACAAGTCAATATTCAAGATGAAAACTAATCCATGCATTTTTCTATTTCCAACTTTGAGGATCCTTCAAATTAGAGAGTCCCTTCTGTCTGAATCATTCAAAACTTAACAAACTATAAGAGTGAGGCTAATTTCTTGTCGGCCACTTCAAGTTTTACAACAAATAATGACTTCCAGTGACACGTAATGAGGTTTTGATTGTTAATTCAGGTGTAAAGAGGTGATGATGATCGACCTGAGTTTTCCATTATTAACTCTTGTTTTATTTATGCAGGAGAATGTGAAGGCTCCAGCCTTCAAGTTCCCCATCTATGTAAAGAATATCCAGAAGGGCAAACATGGGAGTGATACAGATGCTTACGATACCCATGGAAGGTATATATACTAGTAATAATAGTACGTTCCCAATACTTATCTAACTTAGAACACCGAAATATAGAAAAGTGATATGGGGAAATTGAAAATATCATAGTTGAGGTTGTTATAAATTCAATCCTTAGTTCTACAAATATTACCAATTTATTCAAATCATAATAGCTGTCAAATACATGTCTCAAAAACTATGTATAGGCCTAATGTAACATGGTTTTTAAGAAAATATAGTAGTTTATTTATTAGAAATGACATATTGTATGCAATAAAATTCATCCAATTACTTGGTAAATAATGTgcgagagagagcgagagagagagagagagagcaagagagagagagagagagagagagagagagagagggagagatgaaTTCTAGCTTCCATGGAGCTCTTTTTTCTAAAAAATACATTCAAATATTTTAAAACTCTTATAAAGTGTTTTCCACATTTAAAACTAAATGCTTTCTACATACTTATATATTTCAAAGACGGATATTTTAATTTGGGGATATACAACAACGACAAATATGATGGTTTATAATAGTTCTAGTACTAAATCGCTATATCTGCGCTCGAATATATATTCTCATTTTTTCCTTATAGCACAAAGTTAAAATTATTTATTACTGGTATTATTCGAATGTATTTTTAGGGAAACATCTATGAGTCCATAGAGTAATTTTTTTCAAATAGTTGAAAACCGCAAAAATATTTAAATCCAAATTTGTTCGACTCCATGGATCATAGGATCAAAAAGTCCACCACAAGAGAGACATACATGTAGAGATAGAGAGAGGGAGACAACGAGGGAGAGGTTGAGGGCGACACagaaggagagagggagagcgggaGTCCGGTAGAGACAAAGAGCGAGAGAGGGGTAGGTAAAGAAAGAGAGTGGGGGAGAGGGGGAGACAGAGAGTGAGGGAGAGAGATGTGGACAGGGGCGATATGTATGAATATatagagagaggggagaggggggagATACATGGATGCCAGTCACAACTCATGAAATCCTAAAAGGGACAAGCAGAGAACGGTTCCACATTTATGGCATGGATGCAAGGCTAGTAAACATCTGGTATTTTTGTGTGTTACCTGGGTAATGTAATAGCAATGTACACTCAATAAGCCATTACTTCCAAATGCGAAACAGATGAGATTAATGTATAATTCTATTTGGTCGTGTCACTATAAAATGTTCCAGTTTTGCTTGTGAAAGTCCTACAATTGTTGAATCGCACTTTGTGATGTTAAGTTGTTCGATAAGGAATGATACAACACTAAACGTTTGAATTTCTTACCTAGGGTCCTAGGGTGTGTAACATGGATCCACAAATTCTAACTGTATTGTATGTAAAAATTCCAGGTTTGTTCCTGAGAAGTTTGAGGAGATATTCAAGAAGCATGCCCACACCAGGCCTGATGCCCTAACAAGCAAAGAGTTGGATGAGTTGCTTCAAGCAAACAGGGAGCCTAATGATTTAAAAGGACGGTAAGATTTACTCTATCTGGATAAGGAATAATGTAAATACAAGAATTTCTCGCGTGAGCTcaatttttggcaaaaaaaaaacatggcagGGCGGGTGCATTTGGAGAATGGAAACTTATCTATTCACTGTGCAAAGACAAGGAGGGATTTCTTCATAAGGATACTATCAGGGCAATCTACGATGGCAGCGTGTTTGTGAAGTTGGAGCAAGAGAGAAAGCAAGCTAaggaattagagaggaagaaatGATGAAACCTCCAATGGTACCTAGTATTTGTAAATTATGGTGTGGTTCTGATCGAGTTTGTTACCCCGAACTAGTGTGTTTATGGTGACTTCATATGTATTTG contains the following coding sequences:
- the LOC124685372 gene encoding probable peroxygenase 5; protein product: MADVYNSELTPLQQHAAFFDRNKDGIIYPSETYEGLRAIGCGVAVSAVGAVFINSFVGPKTVPENVKAPAFKFPIYVKNIQKGKHGSDTDAYDTHGRFVPEKFEEIFKKHAHTRPDALTSKELDELLQANREPNDLKGRAGAFGEWKLIYSLCKDKEGFLHKDTIRAIYDGSVFVKLEQERKQAKELERKK